A single Salmo trutta chromosome 14, fSalTru1.1, whole genome shotgun sequence DNA region contains:
- the LOC115208512 gene encoding kinesin light chain 1 isoform X1 — MSIMVYPREDRLEKLSQEEIISSTKLVIQGLEALKSEHNSILHSLLETIRCLKKDEEANLVHEKSSLLRKSVEMIELGLGEAQVMMALSAHLNAVESEKQKLRAQVRRLCQENQWLRDELAGTQQKLQKSEQSVAQLEEEKKHLEFMNQLKKYDEDVSPTEEKDGEPPKDTLDDLFPNDEEENSQGMPHQHNSAAVAAAQQGGYEIPARLRTLHNLVIQYASQGRYEVAVPLCKQALEDLEKTSGHDHPDVATMLNILALVYRDQNKYKEAAHLLNDALSIREKTLGKDHPAVAATLNNLAVLYGKRGKYKEAEPLCKRALEIREKVLGKDHPDVAKQLNNLALLCQNQGKYEEVEYYYCRALEIYERRLGPDDPNVAKTKNNLASCYLKQGKYKEAEILYKEILTQAHEKEFGSVDAENKPIWMHAEEREECKSKDGYGDYGGWYKNCKVNSPTVNTTLRNLGALYRRQGKMEAAETLEECALRSRKQGGVELQRDGDRRRSRESLSSVKYESPSEAGEDGSVDWNGDGSWVLRRAGSMGRLRDVIRRSSEMLVKKLQGNGPPDPRNPHMKRAASLNYLNKRSDDDDSFQSPTGGRRLRQSRNLSSSTVELYSGTGN; from the exons ATGTCAATCATGGTGTACCCCAGAGAAGACCGTCTGGAGAAGCTGTCCCAGGAGGagatcatctccagcaccaagcTGGTGATCCAGGGCCTGGAGGCGCTGAAGAGCGAGCACAACTCCATCTTGCACAGCCTGCTGGAAACCATCCGCTGCCTGAAGAAGGACGAGGAGGCCAACCTGGTGCACGAGAAGTCCAGCCTGCTACGCAAGTCAGTGGAGATGATCGAGCTGGGGCTGGGCGAGGCGCAG GTGATGATGGCCCTGTCTGCCCACCTGAATGCTGTGGAGTCGGAGAAGCAGAAGCTGCGTGCCCAGGTACGTCGACTGTGCCAAGAGAACCAGTGGCTGCGGGACGAGCTGGCGGGCACCCAGCAAAAGCTGCAGAAGAGCGAGCAGAGTGTGGCCCAGCTGGAAGAGGAGAAGAAGCACCTGGAGTTCATGAATCAGCTGAAGAAGTACGACGAGGATGTGTCCCCTACT gaggagaaagatggagagccTCCTAAAGATACACTGGATGACCTCTTCCCCAATGATGAGGAGGAAAACAGTCAAGGAA TGCCGCACCAGCATAACAGTGCAGCGGTGGCCGCGGCCCAGCAGGGTGGCTATGAGATCCCGGCCCGCCTGAGGACCCTCCACAACCTGGTTATCCAGTACGCCTCCCAGGGCCGCTACGAGGTGGCCGTGCCCCTCTGCAAACAGGCCCTGGAGGACCTGGAGAAGACATCCGGACACGACCACCCTGACGTGGCCACCATGCTCAACATCCTGGCCCTGGtctacag GGATCAGAACAAATACAAGGAGGCGGCTCACCTGCTCAACGATGCACTGTCTATCCGGGAGAAAACCCTTGGGAAAGACCACCCTGCG GTGGCTGCGACACTGAACAATCTGGCAGTGCTGTATGGAAAGAGGGGGAAGTACAAGGAAGCTGAGCCCCTTTGCAAGAGGGCTCTGGAGATCAGAGAGAAG GTGCTGGGCAAGGACCATCCTGATGTGGCCAAGCAGCTGAACAACCTGGCCCTGCTGTGCCAGAATCAGGGCAAGTACGAGGAGGTGGAGTACTACTACTGCCGCGCCCTGGAGATCTACGAGCGCAGGCTGGGCCCTGATGACCCCAACGTGGCCAAGACCAAGAACAACCTG GCTTCGTGTTACTTGAAGCAGGGGAAGTACAAGGAGGCGGAAATCCTTTACAAAGAGATCCTCACCCAAGCTCACGAGAAGGAATTTGGATCCGTGGATG cTGAGAACAAACCCATCTGGATGCATGCCGAGGAGCGGGAGGAGTGCAAG AGCAAAGACGGCTATGGAGATTATGGCGGCTGGTATAAAAACTGCAAGGTGAATAG CCCCACTGTCAACACCACACTACGTAATCTGGGAGCTCTGTACCGCCGGCAAGGCAAGATGGAGGCCGCTGAGACCCTGGAGGAGTGTGCCTTGAGGTCCCGAAAACAG GGTGGGGTGGAGctgcagagagatggagacaggaggaggagcagggagagtcTGAGCAGCGTAAAATATGAGAGCCCCTCCGAAGCAGGGGAGGACGGCAGCGTGGACTGGAACGGG GATGGCAGTTGGGTTTTGAGGAGAGCAGGATCGATGGGGAGGCTCCGGGACGTCATTCGGCGAAGCAGCGAGATGCTGGTGAAGAAACTACAGGGGAATGGTCCCCCCGACCCACGCAACCCCCA TATGAAACGAGCTGCCTCTCTGAACTATTTGAACAAGAGAAGTGATGACGATGACTCCTTTCAG AGTCCAACAGGTGGCAGGAGGCTAAGGCAGAGCAGGAACCTGAGTTCCAGTACTGTTGAGCTCTACAGTGGAACTGGAAACTGA
- the LOC115208512 gene encoding kinesin light chain 1 isoform X2, with the protein MSIMVYPREDRLEKLSQEEIISSTKLVIQGLEALKSEHNSILHSLLETIRCLKKDEEANLVHEKSSLLRKSVEMIELGLGEAQVMMALSAHLNAVESEKQKLRAQVRRLCQENQWLRDELAGTQQKLQKSEQSVAQLEEEKKHLEFMNQLKKYDEDVSPTEEKDGEPPKDTLDDLFPNDEEENSQGMPHQHNSAAVAAAQQGGYEIPARLRTLHNLVIQYASQGRYEVAVPLCKQALEDLEKTSGHDHPDVATMLNILALVYRDQNKYKEAAHLLNDALSIREKTLGKDHPAVAATLNNLAVLYGKRGKYKEAEPLCKRALEIREKVLGKDHPDVAKQLNNLALLCQNQGKYEEVEYYYCRALEIYERRLGPDDPNVAKTKNNLASCYLKQGKYKEAEILYKEILTQAHEKEFGSVDAENKPIWMHAEEREECKSKDGYGDYGGWYKNCKVNSPTVNTTLRNLGALYRRQGKMEAAETLEECALRSRKQGGVELQRDGDRRRSRESLSSVKYESPSEAGEDGSVDWNGA; encoded by the exons ATGTCAATCATGGTGTACCCCAGAGAAGACCGTCTGGAGAAGCTGTCCCAGGAGGagatcatctccagcaccaagcTGGTGATCCAGGGCCTGGAGGCGCTGAAGAGCGAGCACAACTCCATCTTGCACAGCCTGCTGGAAACCATCCGCTGCCTGAAGAAGGACGAGGAGGCCAACCTGGTGCACGAGAAGTCCAGCCTGCTACGCAAGTCAGTGGAGATGATCGAGCTGGGGCTGGGCGAGGCGCAG GTGATGATGGCCCTGTCTGCCCACCTGAATGCTGTGGAGTCGGAGAAGCAGAAGCTGCGTGCCCAGGTACGTCGACTGTGCCAAGAGAACCAGTGGCTGCGGGACGAGCTGGCGGGCACCCAGCAAAAGCTGCAGAAGAGCGAGCAGAGTGTGGCCCAGCTGGAAGAGGAGAAGAAGCACCTGGAGTTCATGAATCAGCTGAAGAAGTACGACGAGGATGTGTCCCCTACT gaggagaaagatggagagccTCCTAAAGATACACTGGATGACCTCTTCCCCAATGATGAGGAGGAAAACAGTCAAGGAA TGCCGCACCAGCATAACAGTGCAGCGGTGGCCGCGGCCCAGCAGGGTGGCTATGAGATCCCGGCCCGCCTGAGGACCCTCCACAACCTGGTTATCCAGTACGCCTCCCAGGGCCGCTACGAGGTGGCCGTGCCCCTCTGCAAACAGGCCCTGGAGGACCTGGAGAAGACATCCGGACACGACCACCCTGACGTGGCCACCATGCTCAACATCCTGGCCCTGGtctacag GGATCAGAACAAATACAAGGAGGCGGCTCACCTGCTCAACGATGCACTGTCTATCCGGGAGAAAACCCTTGGGAAAGACCACCCTGCG GTGGCTGCGACACTGAACAATCTGGCAGTGCTGTATGGAAAGAGGGGGAAGTACAAGGAAGCTGAGCCCCTTTGCAAGAGGGCTCTGGAGATCAGAGAGAAG GTGCTGGGCAAGGACCATCCTGATGTGGCCAAGCAGCTGAACAACCTGGCCCTGCTGTGCCAGAATCAGGGCAAGTACGAGGAGGTGGAGTACTACTACTGCCGCGCCCTGGAGATCTACGAGCGCAGGCTGGGCCCTGATGACCCCAACGTGGCCAAGACCAAGAACAACCTG GCTTCGTGTTACTTGAAGCAGGGGAAGTACAAGGAGGCGGAAATCCTTTACAAAGAGATCCTCACCCAAGCTCACGAGAAGGAATTTGGATCCGTGGATG cTGAGAACAAACCCATCTGGATGCATGCCGAGGAGCGGGAGGAGTGCAAG AGCAAAGACGGCTATGGAGATTATGGCGGCTGGTATAAAAACTGCAAGGTGAATAG CCCCACTGTCAACACCACACTACGTAATCTGGGAGCTCTGTACCGCCGGCAAGGCAAGATGGAGGCCGCTGAGACCCTGGAGGAGTGTGCCTTGAGGTCCCGAAAACAG GGTGGGGTGGAGctgcagagagatggagacaggaggaggagcagggagagtcTGAGCAGCGTAAAATATGAGAGCCCCTCCGAAGCAGGGGAGGACGGCAGCGTGGACTGGAACGGG gCCTAA